From the genome of Acidimicrobiales bacterium:
CGGCAGCGCGTGGGGATACACGCAGGCCGACACCATCGTGCGCTACCAGCGCATGCGGGGCCGGGAGGTGTACTACCCGATGGGCTGGGACGACAACGGACTGCCCACCGAGCGCCGGGTCCAGAACTACTACGGCGTGACCTGCGACCCCTCACTCCCCTACGACCCGGAGTTCACCGCCCCCGACAAGCCGTTCAGCCCGCCCCGCGCCATCTCCCGGCCCAACTTCGTCGAGCTGTGCCACGGGCTCACCGCCGAGGACGAGAAGGTCTTCGAGGACGTCTGGAGGCGGCTGGCCCTGTCGGTGGACTGGTCCCTCACCTACGCCACCATCGACGACCGGTCCCGCCGGGTCTCCCAGCGCATGTTCCTGCGCAACCTGGCCCGAGGCGAGGCGTACTGCGCCGAGGCCCCGACGCTGTGGGACGTCGACTTCCGCACCGCCGTGGCCCAGGCCGAGCTCGAGGACCGGGAGACACAGGGGGCGTACCACCGGATCCGGTTCGCCCGGGCGGAGGGGTCCGGTCCCGCCGTGGAGATCGAGACGACGAGGCCCGAGCTGATCCCGGCCTGCGTGGCTCTCGTCGCCCACCCCGAAGACGCTCGCTACCACGACCTGTTCGGATCGGAGGTGGTCACTCCTCTCTTCGGTGTGCCGGTGCCGGTCGTGGCCCATCCCCTGGCCGATCCCGAGAAGGGCTCGGGCATCGCCATGATCTGCACCTTCGGGGACCTCACCGACGTCACGTGGTGGCGGGAGCTGAGCCTGCCCGTGCGGGGGATCGTCGGGCGGGACGGTCGCCTGCTCGCCGTCGACTGGCACGGCCCGGACTGGCCGGCGCGCGACCCGGACGCGGCGGAGCGGGCCTACGCCGACCTGGCCGGCCAGACGGTCAAGCAGGCCCAGAAGCGGATCGTCGAGCAGCTGCGCGACTCGGGAGACCTGATCGGCGATCCCCGCCCGATCACCCACGCCGTGAACTTCTACCAGAAGGGGGACCGCCCGCTCGAGATCGTGACGAGCCGGCAGTGGTACATCCGCAACGGGGCGCGGGACGACACGCTGCGCCGGGCCCTCCTCGAGCGCGGCCGCGAGCTGCGCTGGCACCCCGAGTTCATGCGTGTCCGCTACGAGGACTGGGTCAACGGCCTCAACAGCGACTGGCTGATCAGCCGGCAGCGCTTCTTCGGGGTCCCGATCCCCGTGTGGTACCCGATCGGCGCCGACGGGACCGTGGACCACGACCACCCCATGGCCGCCCAAGAGTCCGATCTCCCGGTCGACCCCGCCACAGACGTGCCGACCGGCTACTCCGCCGACCAGCGCGACGTTCCCGGCGGCTTCGCCGGCGAGCTAGACATCATGGACACCTGGGCCACCTCGTCGTGCACCCCGCAGATCGCGTGCCACTGGGAGGACGATCCCGACCTGTTCTCCCGCGTGTACCCGATGGATCTCAGGCCCCAGGGCCACGACATCATCCGGACCTGGCTGTTCGTCACCGTGCTGCGCTCCCACATGGAGCACCAGACGCTGCCGTGGAGCAACGCCTCGGTCACCGGGTTCATCTACGACCCCGACCGCAAGAAGATGTCCAAGTCCAAGGGCAACGCCATCACCCCGATGGAGCTGCTCGAGGAGTACGGCACGGACGGGTTCCGCTACTGGGCCACCAGCGTCAAGCCCGGGCTGGACGCCGCCTTCGACACCGCCCAGATGCGCGTCGGGCGCCGGCTCGCCATCAAGGTCCTGAACGCCTCCAAGTTCGTGCTCTCGAGGCTCGACGACCCGGGGGCGGTCACCGCCACCGCCGTCACCGACCCGCTGGACCGTTCGCTGCTGGCCGGCCTGGCCGAGCTGGTCGAAGGCGTCACCACCGCGTTCGAGGGCTACGACTTCGCCCGGGCGCTGGAGCGCACCGAGGCGTTCTTCTGGTCTTTCTGCGACGACTACCTGGAGCTGGTGAAGGCACGCGCCTATGGAGGCGCCGGCCCGGACGGGAACGGCCCGGGCCCGGACCCCGGAGGCACCGCCTCGGCCCGGGCCACCCTCGGCCTGGCCCTGTCCGCCCTCATACGGCTGCTGGCACCCTTCCTCCCGTTCGTGACCGAGGAGGTCTGGTCCTGGTGGCAGGCGGGCTCGGTGCACCGGGCCGCCTGGCCGGGCCCCGCCGACCTCGGGGGTGCCACCGGTGACCCCGCCGTCCTCCGGGCGGTCGCCGAGGTCCTGGGGGCCGTCCGCAAGGCCAAGAGCGAGGCGGGGGTGTCGATGCGGGCCGGGGTCGAGCACCTCCGGTTGACGGGTCCGCCCCCGCGGGTGGCCGCCTTGCGGGCCGGTCTGGAGGATCTCCGCGCCGCCGGCGTGGTGGCGGATGTGGACCTCGCCGAAGGACCGGAGAGCGTCGAGGTCCGCCTGGCACCTGGCTAGGCACCTGGCTAGGGCGGCGGGCGGGCTGGCCCCGGCTCCCATTCGGGGCTAAAGATCCTCCCCAAATCGGTCGAATAGGACGAATCTCCTATATGGGCACGGGGCAGGTAAGGAACGTGGGCTGGGGCGCGGACGGGCGCGGACCGACGCCGGCCGCGGCCAGACCTACCGGGGGCCCGCGGTTCCCCCGGCCCAGGAGGACCGTCGTGGCCGGACTGGCGGCGATGGTGATGGGCCTGATCGGCGGCGGGGCGGTGGCGCTGCCCGCCCTGGCGTCCCGGACGGCGGCGGCTCCCGGCGCTTCCTCGTCCACCACCCCGGCCCCGGGTCCGGCCCCCTCCGCCTCCGGCCAGGGGGCGCACGCCCTCTCCCGGTCCGGGAACCTTCTGACCGGTCAGACCGCGAGCTTCGACGGAGGGGTCGGGAGCTGGCTCGGCTACACCACGGGCACCTCGGTGGCCCCCAGCTCGAAGGCGCAGTCCGGCTCGGGTTCGATGATCGTGACCAGCACCCGCCGCGCCGCCGCCGAGGTGGGCTCGGGACCGCCCTCCCGGGCGATCCCTGCAACCCCAGGTGAGACGTACTCGGCTTCGATCCAGGCCCGGGCGGCCTCGACGGGAACGCAGGTGGCGGGCGTGCTGGTCTTCTACTCGTCCAGCGGGACCAGCGTCGGCTCGGCGTGGGGTCAGCCGGTGCAGGACCAGACGAGCGCCTGGACCGGGACGGACCCCGTGGTCGGCCTGGCTCCGGCCGGGACGGCGGGAGTGGTGTTCTACGTGACCATGGCCGACCTGGCGCCGGGAGCGGCGCAGTACCTCGACTCGGCCTCCGTCATCGCCGGGGGTGGCGGGGCGGCCCCGATCGTGGCGCCACTCCGCACCCAGGGCAATCGGATCTACGACGCCTACGGTCCGGTGGTGCTCCGGGGCGTCGTGATCAACGGGACCGAGCTCGGCGTCCCCGACTTCCCCACCGACTCCGAGATCGGCCGCGCCGCGGCGTGGGGCTCCAACCTCGTTCGGGTGCCCCTGAACGAATCGCTCTGGCTCAACACGTGCACCGCAGCCGCTCCGTCCAGCAGCCCGGCCTACCCCGCCCAGGTGGCCGCCGAGGTCGGCTCCATAACATCGCGCCACATGGTGGCTCTGCTC
Proteins encoded in this window:
- the valS gene encoding valine--tRNA ligase, with translation MRPNVPDKPALEGLEDKWTRQWESAGTYRFDRTKTRDQIYSVDTPPPTVSGVLHVGSAWGYTQADTIVRYQRMRGREVYYPMGWDDNGLPTERRVQNYYGVTCDPSLPYDPEFTAPDKPFSPPRAISRPNFVELCHGLTAEDEKVFEDVWRRLALSVDWSLTYATIDDRSRRVSQRMFLRNLARGEAYCAEAPTLWDVDFRTAVAQAELEDRETQGAYHRIRFARAEGSGPAVEIETTRPELIPACVALVAHPEDARYHDLFGSEVVTPLFGVPVPVVAHPLADPEKGSGIAMICTFGDLTDVTWWRELSLPVRGIVGRDGRLLAVDWHGPDWPARDPDAAERAYADLAGQTVKQAQKRIVEQLRDSGDLIGDPRPITHAVNFYQKGDRPLEIVTSRQWYIRNGARDDTLRRALLERGRELRWHPEFMRVRYEDWVNGLNSDWLISRQRFFGVPIPVWYPIGADGTVDHDHPMAAQESDLPVDPATDVPTGYSADQRDVPGGFAGELDIMDTWATSSCTPQIACHWEDDPDLFSRVYPMDLRPQGHDIIRTWLFVTVLRSHMEHQTLPWSNASVTGFIYDPDRKKMSKSKGNAITPMELLEEYGTDGFRYWATSVKPGLDAAFDTAQMRVGRRLAIKVLNASKFVLSRLDDPGAVTATAVTDPLDRSLLAGLAELVEGVTTAFEGYDFARALERTEAFFWSFCDDYLELVKARAYGGAGPDGNGPGPDPGGTASARATLGLALSALIRLLAPFLPFVTEEVWSWWQAGSVHRAAWPGPADLGGATGDPAVLRAVAEVLGAVRKAKSEAGVSMRAGVEHLRLTGPPPRVAALRAGLEDLRAAGVVADVDLAEGPESVEVRLAPG
- a CDS encoding cellulase family glycosylhydrolase, which encodes MAGLAAMVMGLIGGGAVALPALASRTAAAPGASSSTTPAPGPAPSASGQGAHALSRSGNLLTGQTASFDGGVGSWLGYTTGTSVAPSSKAQSGSGSMIVTSTRRAAAEVGSGPPSRAIPATPGETYSASIQARAASTGTQVAGVLVFYSSSGTSVGSAWGQPVQDQTSAWTGTDPVVGLAPAGTAGVVFYVTMADLAPGAAQYLDSASVIAGGGGAAPIVAPLRTQGNRIYDAYGPVVLRGVVINGTELGVPDFPTDSEIGRAAAWGSNLVRVPLNESLWLNTCTAAAPSSSPAYPAQVAAEVGSITSRHMVALLDLHFNVTHVCGRSAPQAMADTAYSPTFWEQVAARFASNPLVAYDLYNDPHDIRDSVWLRGGTATYGGIPFQAAGMQQLYDAVRAKAPTNLVFASGNTWGNDPSSLPLQGAGIVDAVHDYTCQTPPCHATDPYNPSPILSRWTTVEESTPVAVTEFGFPGRFDGTFNTNLVAAADRAGIGWVAFAFDNTGTPFSLLADGSGAYEPLPGGMPVLAGLSRN